A genomic stretch from Lathyrus oleraceus cultivar Zhongwan6 chromosome 2, CAAS_Psat_ZW6_1.0, whole genome shotgun sequence includes:
- the LOC127119133 gene encoding probable methyltransferase At1g29790 codes for MGRSCIPKCKTARLMGWLQIILGSLVILVSILSLTRFYYAGFFLHNEEICQHLYTTIKDVNHGFDAKALSDRVEQVLDMLETLQGKLELKEKEMEKNKGIALDKKYLEDEIVRPLHSANVALRQIRLPKIEEGGNFTVKEDPLINYFVTEEIRKYITSKENRIGKINLYGSDKVYNTIGHACVLHKKELERYMDYDIGSYCDDDWNLAQKLMLNGCDPLPRRRCLTRASKVYYKPYPINESLWRIPDERNVRWGNYQCRNFECLSSKNPKRGYSKCTGCFEMEKEKVKWVSNTSLSTDFLISDVLAIKPGEIRIGLDYGIGTGTFAARMREKNVTIVSTALNLGAPFNEMIALRGLVPLYVTLNQRLPFFDNIMDLIHTSGFMDGWIDFLLLDFILYDWDRVLRPGGLLWIDKFFCKKKDLDDYMYMFLQLRYRKHMWVISPKSKDEVYLSALLQKPPRAI; via the coding sequence ATGGGAAGATCGTGTATTCCAAAATGCAAAACTGCAAGACTAATGGGTTGGCTACAAATTATTTTGGGGAGTTTGGTAATCTTAGTAAGTATATTGAGCCTAACTAGATTCTACTATGCTGGTTTTTTCTTACACAATGAAGAAATATGCCAGCATTTGTATACTACTATAAAGGATGTAAACCATGGTTTTGATGCCAAAGCACTGTCGGATAGAGTTGAACAAGTATTGGATATGTTGGAAACTTTGCAGGGAAAGCTTGAgttaaaagaaaaagaaatggaGAAAAACAAAGGAATAGCCTTAGACAAGAAGTATTTAGAGGATGAAATAGTTAGGCCTCTTCACAGTGCAAATGTGGCTTTAAGACAGATTAGGCTTCCGAAGATTGAAGAGGGAGGGAACTTTACGGTAAAAGAGGATCCTTTGATTAATTATTTTGTGACCGAGGAGATTAGAAAGTACATAACTTCGAAGGAGAATAGAATTGGTAAGATTAATCTATATGGGTCGGACAAGGTTTATAACACAATTGGGCATGCATGTGTTTTGCACAAGAAAGAGCTGGAACGGTACATGGACTATGACATTGGTTCATATTGTGATGATGATTGGAATTTAGCTCAAAAGCTTATGCTTAATGGGTGTGATCCTTTGCCTAGAAGAAGGTGTTTGACAAGGGCTTCAAAAGTTTACTATAAACCATATCCTATCAACGAGTCGCTATGGAGAATACCAGACGAAAGAAATGTGAGGTGGGGGAATTACCAATGTAGAAATTTCGAGTGCTTATCAAGCAAGAATCCGAAGAGGGGCTATTCGAAATGTACAGGATGTTTCGAAATGGAAAAAGAGAAGGTGAAATGGGTTTCTAATACCTCACTTTCCACCGACTTTTTGATCAGTGATGTTTTGGCAATCAAACCGGGAGAAATAAGGATAGGACTAGACTATGGAATTGGGACAGGTACATTTGCGGCGAGAATGAGGGAAAAGAATGTAACAATTGTGTCAACTGCTTTGAACCTTGGTGCTCCTTTCAATGAGATGATAGCTCTAAGGGGTTTGGTTCCTTTATATGTGACATTAAACCAAAGGCTTCCATTCTTTGATAACATAATGGATTTGATTCATACAAGTGGGTTTATGGATGGTTGGATTGATTTTCTATTGTTGGATTTCATATTGTATGATTGGGATAGAGTTTTAAGACCAGGAGGTTTACTATGGATTGACAAGTTCTTCTGTAAGAAAAAGGATTTGGATGATTATATGTACATGTTTCTTCAACTAAGGTACAGGAAACACATGTGGGTTATTTCTCCAAAGTCAAAAGATGAAGTGTATCTCTCAGCATTGCTC